GGTCGGCGCCGCTCCCTGGTCGGCAGTGGTCGACGCAAACGTCGGCGCAGGAGGCATCTTCGCGCCGCCCGATCTCGGGATGCCCGCCGATGGCGTCGTGGCGCTGGGCGAGCTCGACACGCCGGGCTGGACCTACGCCGACCTCGATCTCGATGCACTTGCCGAGCTGCGCCGCAGCGGCGCCGTGCGCGGCCCCGCGCATTGGGGCGAACAACCGCAGGCCCCGCCCCTTCAACTTTCCATTCGCTGACCGCGCAACAAAAAGGCCGAGTGGATCGCTCCACCCGGCCTTTTGCTTTGCCTTGAGACAGGCTTATTTCTTGGCGGCGGTCTTCTTGGCCGGGGCCTTCTTCTCGGCAGCCGGCTTTTCAGCTTCGGCCTTGGGGGCTTCAGCTTTCGGAGCCGCCGCCTTCTTCGCCGGTGCCTTTTTCGCGGGAGCTTCCTCGGCCTTGGCCTCTTCCTTCACCGCGTCCTTCTTGGCGGCCGGCTTCTTCGCGGCAGCCTTTTTGGCGGGCTTGTGGTCGTGGTCATGGTCGTGGCCGCAGCCCGGGCCATGGACATGGCCGTCGTCATCGGCTTCGATCGCGGCTTCGATCTCTTCGCGCGTCACTTCGCGGTCGCTGATCTCGGCCTTTTCGAACAGGAAGTCGACGACCTTGTCTTCATAGAGCGGGGCGCGGAGCTGCGCGGCGGCGAGTGCGTCCTGCTGGACATATTCGACGAAGCGCTGGCGGTCTTCGGGGCGGTACTGCTGCGCAGCCTGCATGACGAGACGCTGCATTTCCTGCTGCGAAACCTGAACGCCATGCGCCTGACCGATTTCGGAGAGGAGCAGGCCGAGACGGACGCGGCGCACCGCGATCGAGCGATAATCGTCGCGGTCGTTCTCGAGTTCGGCCTTCGCCGCTTCGGGATCTTCCTCGTGGCTCGCTTCATGCTCGAGCTGCTGCCAGATCTGGTTGAATTCGGCCTCGACCATCGTCGGCGGCACTTCGAAGTCATGGCTCGCGGCGAGCTGATCGAGCAGCTTGCGCTTCATATAGGTGCGCGTCAGGCCGTTCAGTTCCTGCTCGACCTGATCCTTCATCAGCTCTTTCAGCTTGTCGAGGCTTTCGAGACCCAGCGACTTGGCGAACTCGTCGTCGATCTTCGACGCCGCCGGAACCTTCACTTCCTTCACCGTCACGGCGAATTCGGCGGGCTGGCCCTTCAGGTCCGCAACCGGATAATCGTCGGGGAAGGTGACCTTCAGCGTCTTTTCATCGCCGACCTTGACGCCGACGAGCTGGTCTTCAAAGCCCGGGATCAGCTGACCCGAACCGATTTCGACCGCCATATCCTCGCCCGTGCCGCCGTCGAAGGCGACGCCGTCGACGCTGCCGGCGAAGTCGATGATGACCTGGTCACCCTGGGCGGCCTTCTTGGTCTTCGGCGCTTCTTCGAAACGCTTCATCTGCGCGGCGAATTCCTCGATCTTGGCCATCACGGCCTTGTCGTCGGCGGGAACGGTCAGGCGCTCGAGCTTCAGACCGTCGATCGACGGGGTTTCGATGTCGGGCAGCACTTCCAGGCTGACGGTCAGCTCGGCATCCTTGCCGGTTTCATAGCCATCGTCGAGCGACACGGCGGGCTGCAGCGCGGGGCGAAGCTTTTCCTTCGCCATCAGGTCGCGCACGCCGGCGTCGATCGCCTTGTTGAGCGCGTCGGCCGACAGCGCCGGGCCGTGCATCTTGCGGATCAGGTTTGCCGGAACCTTGCCGGGGCGGAAGCCGGGCATGCGGACGGTCGGGGCGATGCTCTTCACCTCGTCGTCGACGCGCGCGTCGATATCCTTGGCGGTGATGGTCACGCGATATTCGCGCTTCAGGCCTTCGTTCAGCGTTTCGACGGTCTTCATTGCCTTGGTCTTATCCTTGCTCAAAATCTCGTATCGAACCCCGCCGGAGCGGCGGAGTTCCCCATGATCCCGGCCTGCATTGCAGAATGGTGCGGGCGAAGGGACTCGAACCCCCACATCTTGCGATACTGGTACCTAAAACCAGCGCGTCTACCAATTCCGCCACGCCCGCAGGTGTTTTCGGCCGGGTGCACGAAATCGCGCGCTGCCGCGCACGCCCGTGCGGGCCGCGCGGGGCTATAGCAGACGCGCGGCCAAGGGCAAGGGCACAAAGCCGCCTGTTCCACGGGCGGAACAGTGGGCGCGCCCGTTCGTTGGTTAACCCGAGGAGACAGACGATGCCGAATAGCCCCGACCCGCTTCCCAAGCCGAAGCCCGACACGATCGAACCGCAAGCGCCGCCCGAACATCCGGTACAGCCCACCCCGGTCGAAGACCCCGCCGGCCAGCCGACCGAAATCCCCGGCCGTCCCGGCGGCGGCGACATCGACCAGCCCGGCCGCGGCCCCAGCGAAGTTCCGCCGCAGGAGATCTAACGACGCTCCCTCCCCGATTCCCGCTTTCGCGGGAGTGGGTTGCATAGAGAGACTTGACGGCCCCTCTCACCCCCCGCACGATGCGCCGCAGGGGAGAGAGATATGAAATTCACCGCCGCCATTGCGCTGCTTTTGGCAACCACCGCGCCCGCGATAGCGCAGGACGCCGTCCTTTACCGCGGCGGCCCGATCATCACGATGGATGGCGACGCACCGCAAACCGTCGAGGCGGTCGTGACCAAGGGCGACCGCATCGCCTTCTCCGGCCCTGAAAAGCAGGCGCGCGCTGCCGCGGGCAAGGACGCGACCATCCGCGACCTCAAGGGTGCGACGATGCTCCCGGGTTTCATCGACGCCCATTCGCACTTCACCGTCGCCACGATGAGCGCGGGCGGGCTCGACCTTCGCGCCGGACGGCCCGTCACCGACATCGCGGGCGTCTCGGCCGCGATCCGCGATCATCTCGCCCGCACGCCGGCCGCCCCCGGCCGCTGGATCACCGTCTGGCAGTTCGATCACGAGTCGCTTGCCGAAAAACGCTACATCACCCGCGCCGAACTCGACGCGATCGCGCCCGACCGTCCGCTCGTCGTCCTCCACGTCTCGCTCCACGGCGCCGTCGCGAACAGTGCCGCACTGAAGGCCGCCGGGATCGACGAGAGCACGCCTGTGCCGCCCGGCGGCATGATCCTCCGCGACGACGCGGGCAAGCTCAACGGCGTATTGCTCGAAAAGGCGATGTTCCTGATGCTCGCCAAAATGCCGCAGCCGACCGCCGAACAGAAACTCGCCGCGCTCGACGCCGCACAGAACGCCTATTTTGCCGAGGGCTATACGCACGCGCAGGACGGCGCCACCCTGCCCCCCGACGTCGCCTTCCTCACCAGCCCGGCTGCGCGCGAGCGGCTCAAGATCGACCTCGCGCTGCTCCCCTTCTCGACCGGCCTCGACGGCCTGCTCGCCAACCCCGGCCTCCAATTCGGCCGTTATCAGGGCCATGTGAAGCTACAGGGGATCAAATTCGTCCTCGACGGATCGGTCCAGTCGCGCACCGGCTTTTTCACCCGCGACTATAAACGCGGCAGCCCCGAGGGCCATCACCCCTGGCATGGCGAGCCGATCCTCTCCGAAGAGGAATTCATCGCGCAGGCGAGGAAGGTGAATGACCGCGGCTGGCAGCTCTTCGTTCATGCCAATGGCGACGCCGCGATCGACATGGCGATCCGCGGCTTCGACTTGCTCGGGATCAAGGCCGCGGACAACCGCCGCCCGATCGTCATCCACTCGCAATTCCAGCGCCGCGACCAGCTCTCCGCCTACAAGCGCATCGGCGTCGGCCCCGCCTATTTCTCGAACCACACATGGTATTGGGCCGACGTCCACCGCACCAACTTCCCCGCCGAAGTCGTCGATTTCATCAGCCCCTTCCGCTCCGCACGCGCTGCGGGCCTGACGCCGTCGAACCACAGCGACTACAGCGTCACCCCGCTCGACACGCGCTTCATGCTCTGGACCTCAATGGCGCGCGTCTCGCCGACCGGCGTCGTCAGCGGCCCCGACGAACGCCTCGACGCCTATGAAGCGCTACAGGCGCTCACCACCGGCCCCGCCTGGCAGGCGTTCGAGGAGGACCGCAAAGGCTGCATCAAGCCCGGCCTGCTCGCCGATTTCGTAATCCTCGATAAGAATCCGCTGACGACGCCGGTCGATGCGATCAAGGATATCCGCGTACTGGAAACCGTGAAAGAAGGACGATCGGTCTGGCAGGCGACATCGCGCTAAATTCCCGGCTCGCGATCTAGAATCGCGCCCGCTGCATCATCGCTTGCGCTTCGGGCAGACCCGCACCGAAATAATGCAGCTGGGGCGCGTAATAATTTGCGACGAACAGCTTGCCGTCCACAACCGCGAGGCGAGCCTCGCCAAGTCGCGTCAGTTCGTCATTCGGCATCGTGTAACGATATCGGACCAGCAACCCTCTTTTACCGCCGATATCCGTCGGGGCGGATTCGATGATCGTGAAATCGGACAGCTGGTTGGCGGCGCGAAAGCTGCGTTCGAAAAAGTCGGCAAGTTCGGGCAGCAACAGGCCGCTGTCGAACTTCGGCATCGGGTTATTCTTTTGATCGCGTTCCTTGTAGAGCGATCCGCCGGTGGGAATGGCCGAGAAAAATTCCAGCGCGTTGAGGCCGGTGCCATCCTGCGTCCACACCCGCCCCTGCTTGCCGGGCCGCCCACCCTGATTCCAGTCACTGTCGGGGGTTACTTTCAGGCCGTCGACTTGCGCCGCCTGCTTCGCGCTCATCAGCTTCCAGCCGGCGCTGGCTGACGGACTCCACGCCGCAAGCGCGGCTGCCATGAAAATCATCGGACGGCGATAGATGGTCATTTCAATTCTCCAACAGCATTTTCATGGCCGCGGCGTCAGCGGCTTGCGGCGATCGGACCAGATATTCCTGTAACGCAGCCTTTCCGGCGGCGCTGTCGCCACCGCGCATCGCGGTCAGGCCGGCACCACGCCAAGCCTCGGCTGGCGCCGACCCCGTCGCGATTGCCTGCTCATAAAATTGCCGCGCAGTCACCAAGTCGCGAGGGTTCCCGCGCAAGCGGTAAAGTTCGCCGCGAGCATGCAGCAGCAGGCCATCCCAGCCCAGCGCCTGCGCGCGGCTCTGGATGACATAGTCCGCCGCAGCAAATTCATTGCCTTTGACCAAGCTGCCAAAAAGAGTTGGCAGAACGCGTGCCGTCGCATCCCGATAGGCCGCAGCACCGTCATCACCATCAATCGCACCCGGCTGCGCTTCAATTTCGGAAAAATAGGCGAAACGCTGTAAATTGGTCGGGTGAGTGTCTGTGGCCCCCGGCGTAAACCGACGGATTTTACGTTGTTTGCGTTCCTCTCGCAGCGCATCATCTTCTTCCATCAATCGCTTCCACACGACCGACGCCCGAAGCGGGTAGGATGACGCGCGAATATAGTCTGCGGAAAGGAGGTCGGACTGCTGCTCCTGCTCTCGATTAAAGCCCGCAAGACCGGTCACAAATGCGCTTTCGGCGACCGCTCCCACATTTTGGCCAACCGCAGCGCCACTCAGGCTGAGCCACATCAAAATGTCGCTCCCTGTCCGACGCTTCTTGAACTTGTTCAAGCTATGCCGAAGCTCGAAATGAGCAAATTCATGGCCCAATATGGTCGCAAGCTCGGCTTCGGAGTGCACGCGAGCGAGGAGGCCCGTATTGATGACCATCAATCCATTCGGCGCCATTGTCGCATTAAAAATATTGTCTTGAACAACATATATACGCGTAGCAGCGCACCGATCCTGGCCTACCGTCTTGCACAGGACGCCCTTAATATATCTCGTGAGTTCTTCGTCTTGGACTACGAGCGGCGAGTCCCGAAAACCACGTTCATGATCGTCCAATTCCATCCATAGCCCGCGCTCGTCTACTCCCTGCGGTTCGTAGGCGCCAGCATAGGCCGGGCGTTCGAATTGCGCCTCCGTTCCCCACGCTTGACCAAATCCGGCCGCCAGCAGCGCAACTGCCAGTATCGCCCGCGCGCTCATTTTGCAGCTACGGCGACCGGCTTAAGACCTGGAAAATCCTCCAGCAACTGCCCGACACGCTTCTGCATGCCCTCTTCGGTGCGCACATCGCCGCCCATCTGTTCGTCGGCGTTCAGCCACACCAGATCGCCGGTATGCAAATCGACAAGCCCCGCATAGCCGACATGCTTGCCTGAACTTACACCCGCACCGACCAGTCCGATGGCCAGCACCTGAAACATTTTCCGTCCAAAGGATCCATATTGATCCTCGGTGCGGACAAAAAGGCCGTATCGCGCGCCCGTTCGTTCGGCGATTTCCTTCGTGCCTTCGCCCAATGTCCAGTCGAATGCCTTATTCTTCCGCGTGGGCAGCCGGTTACCTGCAAAAAACTGGTAATTCACAACCGAATTGGCGACAGAGTTAAACAGAGCCCGATGTTCGGAAAACAGTTTGGCATCCTCGCCCACAAGGTCGGGTTCGATAATCAGCTCATTGCTGAACTCGATCTGGCGGCGTGCCAATTCAGCATTCAGGAAATCACGAGCCTGCGCGGTCCAGTCAGCATTGGGCTCCCCCATCCCGCCGGTCGATTGCTCACCCACCCAGACCGAAGGACGAAACAGCAGAATTTTCTGGCCGCTCAGCGATTCTGCTGAAAACCCTGCGCGAACCGCCCCCTTTTCCTGCCCCAGCACCGCCGGCGTCGTGAACAGAAACGAGACCGTCAAAATGACGGCCGACATCCATTTACCCAGCATCCAAGCCCCCCGGCTACTCAGGATTATTACCTGCCTCGCGCCTGCATCGGAAAAACCGTAGTGACCTGCAAGAGGAAAAACGCATGCGACCGCAATCGCATGCGTTCTATTGCATCCAGAATGGCTTCAATATTTGTTATCGTCGCGACACGCCGGCCCGTATTAATTTTAGTTCAACGCCTTCTTCAGCAGCTCGTTCACCACCTGCGGGTTCGCCTTGCCCTGCATCGCCTTCATCGTCTGGCCGACGAAGAAGCCGAACAAGGCTTCCTTGCCGCCCTTATACTGCTCGACCTTGTCGGCATTGGCCGTCAGGATTTTGGCGATTTCGGCTTCGATCGCGCCGGTGTCGCTCGTCTGCTTCAGACCGTCGCGTTCAACGATCACGCCCGCCGCGTCGCCGCTTTCGAGCATTTTTTCGAAAACCTGCTTCGCAATCGTTCCCGAAATCGTCCCGTCGGCGACCAGCCCGAGCAGTTCGCCCGCGTGCGCCGGTGTGACCGGGCAATCCTCGAAGCTCTTGCCGAGGCGGTTCAGCGCGCCGAACAGCTCGCTCGACACCCAGTTCGCCGCCGCGGCCGGCTTCGCGCCGGTTTCGAGCAAAGTATCGAACCACAGCGCGCTTTCGACCTCGGCGGTCAGCACGTCGGCGTTATACGCCGAGATGCCGGCCGCCAGATAGCGCGCGCGCTTGGCGTCGGGCAGTTCGGGCAGGCTCTCGCGGCATTCCGCCAGAAACGCATCGTCGAGTTCGAGCGGCAACAGGTCGGGATCGGGGAAGTAGCGGTAATCATGCGCATCTTCCTTCGACCGCATCGACCGCGTCTCGTTGCGGTCGGGATCGTAGAGCCGCGTTTCCTGCACCACGGTGCCGCCGCTTTCGATCAGCTCGACCTGGCGCTTCGCCTCGCCCTCGATCACCGCCATCACGAAGCGCACCGAATTGACATTCTTCGTCTCGGTCCGCGTCCCGAATTCGTCGCCGGGCTTGCGCACGCTGACGTTGACGTCGGCGCGCATCGAGCCTTCTTCCATATTGCCGTCGCACGACCCGACATAGCGCAGAATCGAGCGCAGCTTGCGCACATAGGCCCCGGCCTCGGCCGGCGAGCGCATGTCGGGGCGCGAGACGATCTCCATCAGCGCGACGCCTGAACGATTCAGGTCGACGTAGGACATCGTCGGATGCTGGTCGTGCATCAGCTTGCCGGCATCCTGCTCGACATGGATACGCTCGATCCCGATGCGCTTGGCTTCGGGCAGCCCCGCCTTCTCATCGGCCTCGATCGTCAGCGAACCTTCGCCGACAAGCGGATGATAAAGCTGCGAAATCTGATAACCCTGCGGCAGATCGGCATAGAAATAATTCTTGCGGTCGAACCGCGACCATTTGTTGATCTCGGCCTCGATCGCCATGCCCGTGCGCACCGCCTGACGGATGCACTCGCGGTTCGGCACCGGCAGCATGCCGGGCATCGCGGCGTCGACCAGCGACACCTGCGTGTTCGGCTCCGCCCCGAACGCCGTCGCGGCGCCCGAGAACAGCTTGGCATTGGAGGTGACCTGCGCATGGACCTCGAGGCCGATCACGACCTCCCACTCGCCGGTTTCGCCCTTGATGCGATAATCAGACATCGCGTTCATTCTTTCCCGTCTTGTCACTCAGATGCGCCTTAGCGGATCGCTCCTTGTTGACGCGTTTGTCCCTGAAGAATTGTACGGCCACGTCCAGTAAGCCGAATATCGCCTCTATCAGAGCGCTTACCACCACTTCTCCGCCCGCGCGTTGAACCCAGCGCGCTGCTCGATCGCCAGCCCGGCGTTAAGCACGCCCTGCTCGTCGAAAGCCTTGCCGATGATCTGCAAGCCGAGCGGCAGCCCTTCGCGGTTCAGCGCCGCGGGGACCGACATCGCGGGCAATCCCGCGAGGCTCGCGGGCACCGCGAACACGTCGTTCAGATACATCGACAGCGGATCGGCGGTCTTTTCGCCCAGCCCGAACGCAGCCGACGGCGCGGTCGGCGCCAGGATCACGTCGCACACCCCGAACGCCTGCTCGAAATCGCGCGCGATCAGCGTCCGCA
This DNA window, taken from Sphingopyxis sp. YR583, encodes the following:
- a CDS encoding M48 family metallopeptidase, coding for MSARAILAVALLAAGFGQAWGTEAQFERPAYAGAYEPQGVDERGLWMELDDHERGFRDSPLVVQDEELTRYIKGVLCKTVGQDRCAATRIYVVQDNIFNATMAPNGLMVINTGLLARVHSEAELATILGHEFAHFELRHSLNKFKKRRTGSDILMWLSLSGAAVGQNVGAVAESAFVTGLAGFNREQEQQSDLLSADYIRASSYPLRASVVWKRLMEEDDALREERKQRKIRRFTPGATDTHPTNLQRFAYFSEIEAQPGAIDGDDGAAAYRDATARVLPTLFGSLVKGNEFAAADYVIQSRAQALGWDGLLLHARGELYRLRGNPRDLVTARQFYEQAIATGSAPAEAWRGAGLTAMRGGDSAAGKAALQEYLVRSPQAADAAAMKMLLEN
- the gatB gene encoding Asp-tRNA(Asn)/Glu-tRNA(Gln) amidotransferase subunit GatB, which codes for MSDYRIKGETGEWEVVIGLEVHAQVTSNAKLFSGAATAFGAEPNTQVSLVDAAMPGMLPVPNRECIRQAVRTGMAIEAEINKWSRFDRKNYFYADLPQGYQISQLYHPLVGEGSLTIEADEKAGLPEAKRIGIERIHVEQDAGKLMHDQHPTMSYVDLNRSGVALMEIVSRPDMRSPAEAGAYVRKLRSILRYVGSCDGNMEEGSMRADVNVSVRKPGDEFGTRTETKNVNSVRFVMAVIEGEAKRQVELIESGGTVVQETRLYDPDRNETRSMRSKEDAHDYRYFPDPDLLPLELDDAFLAECRESLPELPDAKRARYLAAGISAYNADVLTAEVESALWFDTLLETGAKPAAAANWVSSELFGALNRLGKSFEDCPVTPAHAGELLGLVADGTISGTIAKQVFEKMLESGDAAGVIVERDGLKQTSDTGAIEAEIAKILTANADKVEQYKGGKEALFGFFVGQTMKAMQGKANPQVVNELLKKALN
- a CDS encoding amidohydrolase, translated to MKFTAAIALLLATTAPAIAQDAVLYRGGPIITMDGDAPQTVEAVVTKGDRIAFSGPEKQARAAAGKDATIRDLKGATMLPGFIDAHSHFTVATMSAGGLDLRAGRPVTDIAGVSAAIRDHLARTPAAPGRWITVWQFDHESLAEKRYITRAELDAIAPDRPLVVLHVSLHGAVANSAALKAAGIDESTPVPPGGMILRDDAGKLNGVLLEKAMFLMLAKMPQPTAEQKLAALDAAQNAYFAEGYTHAQDGATLPPDVAFLTSPAARERLKIDLALLPFSTGLDGLLANPGLQFGRYQGHVKLQGIKFVLDGSVQSRTGFFTRDYKRGSPEGHHPWHGEPILSEEEFIAQARKVNDRGWQLFVHANGDAAIDMAIRGFDLLGIKAADNRRPIVIHSQFQRRDQLSAYKRIGVGPAYFSNHTWYWADVHRTNFPAEVVDFISPFRSARAAGLTPSNHSDYSVTPLDTRFMLWTSMARVSPTGVVSGPDERLDAYEALQALTTGPAWQAFEEDRKGCIKPGLLADFVILDKNPLTTPVDAIKDIRVLETVKEGRSVWQATSR
- the tig gene encoding trigger factor, which gives rise to MKTVETLNEGLKREYRVTITAKDIDARVDDEVKSIAPTVRMPGFRPGKVPANLIRKMHGPALSADALNKAIDAGVRDLMAKEKLRPALQPAVSLDDGYETGKDAELTVSLEVLPDIETPSIDGLKLERLTVPADDKAVMAKIEEFAAQMKRFEEAPKTKKAAQGDQVIIDFAGSVDGVAFDGGTGEDMAVEIGSGQLIPGFEDQLVGVKVGDEKTLKVTFPDDYPVADLKGQPAEFAVTVKEVKVPAASKIDDEFAKSLGLESLDKLKELMKDQVEQELNGLTRTYMKRKLLDQLAASHDFEVPPTMVEAEFNQIWQQLEHEASHEEDPEAAKAELENDRDDYRSIAVRRVRLGLLLSEIGQAHGVQVSQQEMQRLVMQAAQQYRPEDRQRFVEYVQQDALAAAQLRAPLYEDKVVDFLFEKAEISDREVTREEIEAAIEADDDGHVHGPGCGHDHDHDHKPAKKAAAKKPAAKKDAVKEEAKAEEAPAKKAPAKKAAAPKAEAPKAEAEKPAAEKKAPAKKTAAKK